One Clupea harengus chromosome 3, Ch_v2.0.2, whole genome shotgun sequence DNA window includes the following coding sequences:
- the LOC105896041 gene encoding hyaluronidase PH-20-like isoform X2, with protein MGLLLTPLFPTVLCLLVSLRVALTLPPTAAPLVPDKPFVVIWNAPTHKCKQSASPLDMSAMQADTTPAAVPNQFLTLFYKKRIGAYPYTDVKTAKEYNGGIPQKGNLTAHLMQARADIAKHIPELTTPGLAVIDWEEWLPLFDRNLDEKQLYRNLALNYTVNLNPLLISDQAVPEAKQQFQKAARSYMEETLSVATSERPLYRWGFYLFPDCYNYNTSEPGYTGSCSETTKQLNDELLWLWNSSTALFPSAYLWTALSGDHKAALFVRNQVQEALRVSALPKRPYTAPVYLYARPVFGDQNQIYLSEMDLVRSVGESAALGASGAVLWGSSVDFASKESCEALSSYLNATLNPYIANVTGAARLCSSMLCEGKGRCVRKNSDSDDYLHLNPQSFRTEKRDGRYRSAGVPTLSDLTALADKFTCQCYEGQQCSAQSSFMIPETEMIFQV; from the exons ATGGGGCTGTTGTTGACGCCGTTGTTCCCCACAGTCCTGTGCCTCCTCGTCAGCCTCAGGGTGGCTTTGACTCTGCCCCCTACAGCTGCACCTCTGGTGCCAGACAAACCCTTCGTGGTGATATGGAATGCACCCACTCATAAATGCAAACAATCTGCTAGCCCTTTAGACATGTCAGCGATGCAGGCAGACACCACGCCGGCTGCTGTGCCTAATCAGTTCCTGACTCTGTTTTACAAGAAGCGGATCGGAGCGTACCCTTACACGGACGTAAAGACCGCGAAGGAGTACAATGGAGGCATTCCCCAAAAGGGCAATCTTACAGCTCATTTGATGCAGGCCCGAGCAGACATCGCAAAACACATTCCTGAGCTGACGACACCTGGCCTGGCTGTGATCGACTGGGAGGAGTGGTTACCCCTTTTTGACAGAAACCTGGACGAAAAACAACTGTACCGTAACCTGGCCTTGAACTACACAGTCAACTTGAACCCCTTACTTATCTCAGACCAAGCTGTTCCAGAGGCTAAACAACAGTTCCAGAAGGCAGCCAGGAGTTACATGGAAGAGACTCTGAGTGTGGCCACCAGTGAAAGGCCACTGTACAGGTGGGGGTTCTATCTGTTTCCAGactgctacaactacaacacaTCGGAGCCAGGCTACACAGGAAGCTGCTCCGAAACAACCAAGCAGCTGAACGATGAGCTCCTGTGGCTGTGgaacagcagcacagctctcTTCCCCTCAGCCTACCTGTGGACGGCCCTCAGCGGAGACCACAAGGCTGCTCTGTTTGTCCGTAATCAAGTGCAGGAGGCCCTGCGTGTGTCAGCTCTCCCCAAGCGCCCCTACACAGCACCAGTCTACCTCTACGCTCGGCCTGTCTTCGGAGATCAAAACCAGATCTACCTCAGTGAG ATGGACCTCGTGAGGAGTGTTGGAGAGAGCGCAGCCCTGGGGGCTTCCGGAGCCGTGCTGTGGGGTTCCAGCGTTGACTTTGCTAGTAAG GAGTCATGTGAGGCCCTATCGTCATACCTGAATGCCACACTGAACCCTTACATCGCCAACGTCACAGGCGCGGCCAGACTGTGCAGCAGCATGCTCTGTGAGGGCAAGGGCCGCTGTGTGCGGAAGAACTCCGACTCCGACGACTACCTGCATCTCAACCCCCAGAGCTTCCGCACGGAGAAGAGGGACGGGAGATACCGGAGCGCCGGGGTACCCACACTCAGTGACCTCACGGCCTTGGCTGACAAGTTCACCTGCCAGTGCTATGAGGGTCAGCAGTGCTCCGCTCAGAGCTCTTTCATGATTCCCGAGACTGAGATGATCTTTCAGGTGTAG
- the LOC105896041 gene encoding hyaluronidase PH-20-like isoform X1 has product MLLRSRSRLQTEKISMGLLLTPLFPTVLCLLVSLRVALTLPPTAAPLVPDKPFVVIWNAPTHKCKQSASPLDMSAMQADTTPAAVPNQFLTLFYKKRIGAYPYTDVKTAKEYNGGIPQKGNLTAHLMQARADIAKHIPELTTPGLAVIDWEEWLPLFDRNLDEKQLYRNLALNYTVNLNPLLISDQAVPEAKQQFQKAARSYMEETLSVATSERPLYRWGFYLFPDCYNYNTSEPGYTGSCSETTKQLNDELLWLWNSSTALFPSAYLWTALSGDHKAALFVRNQVQEALRVSALPKRPYTAPVYLYARPVFGDQNQIYLSEMDLVRSVGESAALGASGAVLWGSSVDFASKESCEALSSYLNATLNPYIANVTGAARLCSSMLCEGKGRCVRKNSDSDDYLHLNPQSFRTEKRDGRYRSAGVPTLSDLTALADKFTCQCYEGQQCSAQSSFMIPETEMIFQV; this is encoded by the exons ATGTTGCTGAG GAGCCGAAGCCGCCTCCAGACTGAAAAAATAAGTATGGGGCTGTTGTTGACGCCGTTGTTCCCCACAGTCCTGTGCCTCCTCGTCAGCCTCAGGGTGGCTTTGACTCTGCCCCCTACAGCTGCACCTCTGGTGCCAGACAAACCCTTCGTGGTGATATGGAATGCACCCACTCATAAATGCAAACAATCTGCTAGCCCTTTAGACATGTCAGCGATGCAGGCAGACACCACGCCGGCTGCTGTGCCTAATCAGTTCCTGACTCTGTTTTACAAGAAGCGGATCGGAGCGTACCCTTACACGGACGTAAAGACCGCGAAGGAGTACAATGGAGGCATTCCCCAAAAGGGCAATCTTACAGCTCATTTGATGCAGGCCCGAGCAGACATCGCAAAACACATTCCTGAGCTGACGACACCTGGCCTGGCTGTGATCGACTGGGAGGAGTGGTTACCCCTTTTTGACAGAAACCTGGACGAAAAACAACTGTACCGTAACCTGGCCTTGAACTACACAGTCAACTTGAACCCCTTACTTATCTCAGACCAAGCTGTTCCAGAGGCTAAACAACAGTTCCAGAAGGCAGCCAGGAGTTACATGGAAGAGACTCTGAGTGTGGCCACCAGTGAAAGGCCACTGTACAGGTGGGGGTTCTATCTGTTTCCAGactgctacaactacaacacaTCGGAGCCAGGCTACACAGGAAGCTGCTCCGAAACAACCAAGCAGCTGAACGATGAGCTCCTGTGGCTGTGgaacagcagcacagctctcTTCCCCTCAGCCTACCTGTGGACGGCCCTCAGCGGAGACCACAAGGCTGCTCTGTTTGTCCGTAATCAAGTGCAGGAGGCCCTGCGTGTGTCAGCTCTCCCCAAGCGCCCCTACACAGCACCAGTCTACCTCTACGCTCGGCCTGTCTTCGGAGATCAAAACCAGATCTACCTCAGTGAG ATGGACCTCGTGAGGAGTGTTGGAGAGAGCGCAGCCCTGGGGGCTTCCGGAGCCGTGCTGTGGGGTTCCAGCGTTGACTTTGCTAGTAAG GAGTCATGTGAGGCCCTATCGTCATACCTGAATGCCACACTGAACCCTTACATCGCCAACGTCACAGGCGCGGCCAGACTGTGCAGCAGCATGCTCTGTGAGGGCAAGGGCCGCTGTGTGCGGAAGAACTCCGACTCCGACGACTACCTGCATCTCAACCCCCAGAGCTTCCGCACGGAGAAGAGGGACGGGAGATACCGGAGCGCCGGGGTACCCACACTCAGTGACCTCACGGCCTTGGCTGACAAGTTCACCTGCCAGTGCTATGAGGGTCAGCAGTGCTCCGCTCAGAGCTCTTTCATGATTCCCGAGACTGAGATGATCTTTCAGGTGTAG
- the LOC105896036 gene encoding hyaluronidase-4-like, whose protein sequence is MPGVLRGVLPHHAVSISCCLLLFLLLFLLQATLGQKPAKLPLVGRKPFVAGWNAPLDMCTLKYNMSINLEVFQISGSPRSVHRGQNVTIFYANRLGHYPFYNEEGTPVNGGLPQNCSLEAHLRKAHQDICHFIPAEDFQGLAVIDWEYWRPQWSRNWHKKDIYRQRSRELVAQAYVNVTEEQVEELARRLFEKSAMAFMRKTLQLGTQTRPNGLWGYYLYPDCHNYNQHDNNYSGTCPLLESLRNDELEWLWDSSTALFPSLAIRKAMSDSELNLHFSQNRVMESMRLAALTSLPYELPTYVYTRLGYRDEAMAFLTTKDLIHTIGESAALGAAGFVIWGDLNLTSSRLNCSKVRAFMNYRLGQYITNVTQAAEVCSTFLCQSNGRCVRRDLRAPHFLHLSKPGYRIKSLRNGSFSVTGQHSQQDLQQLTERFQCHCYQGYGGEHCNSLDKDNGTDREKDREKEEDREKEIEREIEKEKEKEKEEEKEKEKEKEKEIGEEEKTDDKTESAAALPTSYTLVLIIPLLVVHWCV, encoded by the exons ATGCCTGGCGTGCTCCGTGGGGTCTTACCTCACCATGCTGTGTCCATCagctgctgcctcctcctcttcctcctcctcttcctcctccaggcCACCTTGGGTCAGAAGCCTGCCAAACTGCCCCTGGTGGGTCGCAAGCCCTTTGTGGCGGGCTGGAATGCCCCGCTGGACATGTGCACGCTCAAGTACAACATGAGCATCAACCTGGAGGTCTTCCAGATATCAGGCAGCCCTCGCTCTGTGCACAGGGGGCAGAACGTCACCATCTTCTATGCCAACCGCCTGGGTCACTACCCCTTCTACAACGAGGAGGGCACGCCCGTCAACGGGGGCCTGCCCCAAAACTGTAGCCTGGAAGCTCACCTGCGCAAAGCTCACCAGGACATATGCCACTTCATCCCAGCCGAGGACTTCCAGGGCCTGGCCGTCATCGACTGGGAGTACTGGCGGCCACAGTGGAGCCGGAACTGGCACAAGAAGGACATCTACCGCCAGCGCTCGCGCGAACTGGTCGCCCAGGCCTACGTCAACGTGACggaggagcaggtggaggagctggCGCGCCGCCTCTTCGAGAAGAGCGCCATGGCCTTCATGAGAAAGACTTTGCAGCTGGGCACTCAGACCCGTCCCAACGGCCTCTGGGGTTACTACCTGTACCCCGACTGCCACAACTACAACCAGCACGACAACAACTACAGCGGCacctgccccctgctggagagTCTGCGTAACGACGAGCTGGAGTGGCTGTGGGACAGCAGCACGGCACTCTTCCCTTCCCTGGCCATCCGCAAGGCCATGTCCGACAGCGAGCTCAACCTGCACTTCTCCCAGAACCGGGTGATGGAGTCCATGCGGCTGGCGGCACTCACATCGCTGCCCTACGAGCTGCCCACCTACGTGTACACACGGCTGGGCTACAGGGACGAGGCCATGGCTTTCCTCACCACA aaaGACTTGATTCACACCATTGGGGAAAGTGCTGCTCTTGGTGCTGCAGGTTTTGTGATCTGGGGAGACCTTAACCTCACCTCATCAAGA CTCAACTGCTCCAAGGTGAGGGCATTCATGAACTACAGACTGGGTCAATACATCACCAACGTGACCCAGGCCGCAGAGGTGTGCAGTACGTTCCTGTGCCAGTCCAACGGACGCTGCGTGCGGAGGGACCTCAGAGCTCCACACTTCCTGCACCTCAGCAAGCCCGGCTACCGCATCAAGTCCCTGAGGAACGGCTCCTTCAGCGTCACCGGCCAGCACTCCCAGCAGGACCTCCAGCAGCTCACGGAGAGGTTCCAGTGCCACTGCTATCAAGGCTACGGGGGAGAGCACTGCAACAGCCTTGACAAAGACAAcgggacagacagggagaaggatagggagaaggaggaggacagggagaaggagatcgagagggagatagagaaagagaaagagaaagagaaagaggaagagaaagagaaagagaaagagaaagagaaagagataggggaggaagagaagacagaCGATAAGACAGAGAGTGCTGCTGCTCTGCCGACCTCATACACCCTCGTGCTTATTATTCCACTTCTTGTGGTTCACTGGTGTGTTTGA